A single genomic interval of Nocardioides nitrophenolicus harbors:
- a CDS encoding MFS transporter → MLQTYRQIFTPATARFSLTGLVARLPISMVGLGIVLLAEHETGSYGFAGSVSATAVIANAVFAIPQGRLIDRLGQGRVLPVVITLWGIGLALAMGSLSWDWPTWSTYAFAVLAGAALPSVGTCVRARWSHTLADRPALLHTAFSFEAVGDEAVFIAGPVAVTLLATSVHPAAGLGTALVVGLVGTWAFAVQRATEPPVHPRTDRHAVRPPMPWGAIAPLTLVGAALGVVFGAAEVVTVAFADEQGHQSLAGVYLAVWALGSLLAGVVSGAITWRRGPLARLRIGAVGMVVATVPLAFVPNLVVMAPVLLLSGLAISPTLIAAMSLAEQVLPTARLTEGMAFIQTGLAVGLAPGAAVAGVVIDDAGASPAYLVCLVGGVLVLVGALLIRVAPRPDSVPPHEHNPHRAELA, encoded by the coding sequence ATGTTGCAGACCTATCGCCAGATCTTCACGCCGGCCACCGCGCGCTTCAGCCTGACCGGGCTGGTCGCCCGCCTGCCCATCTCCATGGTCGGCCTCGGCATCGTCCTGCTGGCCGAGCACGAGACCGGTTCCTACGGCTTCGCGGGCTCGGTCTCCGCGACCGCCGTGATCGCCAACGCGGTGTTCGCGATCCCCCAGGGCCGGCTCATCGACCGGCTCGGTCAGGGCCGGGTGCTGCCGGTCGTGATCACCCTGTGGGGCATCGGCTTGGCGCTGGCCATGGGCTCGCTGTCGTGGGACTGGCCGACCTGGTCGACGTACGCCTTCGCGGTGCTCGCCGGCGCCGCGCTGCCCTCGGTCGGCACCTGCGTGCGCGCCCGGTGGTCCCACACCCTCGCCGACCGGCCCGCGCTGCTGCACACCGCGTTCTCGTTCGAGGCCGTCGGCGACGAGGCGGTCTTCATCGCCGGACCGGTCGCGGTCACCCTGCTGGCGACCTCGGTGCACCCGGCGGCCGGGCTGGGCACGGCGCTGGTCGTCGGCCTGGTCGGGACCTGGGCGTTCGCGGTCCAGCGCGCGACCGAGCCGCCCGTCCACCCGCGCACCGACCGGCACGCCGTCCGGCCGCCGATGCCCTGGGGCGCGATCGCGCCGCTCACCCTGGTCGGCGCCGCGCTCGGCGTCGTCTTCGGCGCGGCCGAGGTCGTCACCGTCGCGTTCGCCGACGAGCAGGGCCACCAGTCCCTGGCCGGCGTCTATCTCGCCGTCTGGGCGCTCGGCAGCCTGCTCGCCGGCGTGGTCTCCGGCGCGATCACCTGGCGGCGCGGGCCGCTGGCCCGGCTGCGCATCGGCGCGGTCGGCATGGTGGTCGCCACCGTGCCGCTCGCCTTCGTCCCGAACCTGGTCGTGATGGCGCCGGTGCTGCTGCTCAGCGGCCTGGCCATCTCCCCCACCCTGATCGCCGCGATGTCGCTGGCCGAGCAGGTGCTGCCGACCGCCCGGCTGACCGAGGGGATGGCCTTCATCCAGACCGGCCTGGCCGTCGGGCTCGCCCCCGGCGCCGCCGTCGCCGGGGTGGTCATCGACGACGCGGGCGCCTCGCCGGCGTACCTGGTGTGCCTGGTGGGCGGCGTCCTGGTCCTCGTCGGCGCGCTGCTCATCCGGGTGGCGCCGCGGCCGGATAGCGTGCCTCCCCATGAGCACAACCCCCACCGCGCCGAGCTGGCGTAA